One Euphorbia lathyris chromosome 1, ddEupLath1.1, whole genome shotgun sequence DNA segment encodes these proteins:
- the LOC136211082 gene encoding long chain acyl-CoA synthetase 4-like, which produces MAQRKYLIEVEKAKEAKDGKPSVGPVYRSIFAKDGFPAPIPGMDSCWDVFRMSVEKYPNNLMLGNREIVNGKAGKYVWKTYKQIYDLVIKVGNAIRSCGVEPGGKCGIYGANSSEWIISMEACNAHGLYCVPLYDTLGANAVEYIISHAEVSIAFVEEKKIPELLKTFPGSATYIRTIVSFGKVAPEQREAIEKLGVAVYSWEDFLKLGENKEYELPVKTKSDICTIMYTSGTTGDPKGVLVSNESIVSLIAGVNRLLESVNEALSAKDVFLSYLPLAHIFDRVIEELFISHGASIGFWRGDVKLLLEDIGELKPTVFCAVPRVLDRIYAGLTQKVSSGSFLKQKLFNIAYSYKFSSMKKGHAHDEASPLCDKIVFEKVKQGLGGKVRLILSGAAPLASHVEAFLRVVSCAYVLQGYGLTETCAGTFVSLPNEMQMLGTVGPPVPNVDVCLESVPDMNYDALSSTPRGEVCVRGKVIFSGYYKREDLTKEVLIDGWFHTGDVGEWQPDGSLKIIDRKKNIFKLAQGEYVAVENLENIFGLASPVESIWVYGNSFESCLVAVVNPSQKALENWAQENGVSGDFKSLCENPKAKEYVLGELTKTGKEKKLKGFELIKAVHLDPVQFDIERDLLTPTYKKKRPQLLKHYQNIIDNMYKSVTMKPSA; this is translated from the exons ATGGCGCAGAGAAAGTATCTTATTGAGGTCGAGAAAGCCAAGGAAGCTAAGGATGGGAAGCCATCTGTCGGTCCTGTTTATCGTAGTATCTTCGCTAAGGATGGATTTCCTGCTCCGATTCCTGGAATGGATAGTTGTTGGGATGTTTTCCG CATGAGCGTGGAGAAGTATCCCAATAATCTTATGCTTGGTAACAGGGAGATTGTGAATGGGAAG GCTGGTAAGTACGTGTGGAAAACTTACAAACAAATATACGACTTGGTGATCAAAGTTGGGAATGCTATTCGGAGCTGCGGTGTTGAACCT GGAGGCAAATGTGGAATTTATGGGGCCAACTCCTCAGAGTGGATAATAAGCATGGAG GCCTGCAATGCTCATGGGCTGTATTGTGTTCCTTTGTATGATACTTTAG GTGCTAATGCTGTGGAGTATATCATAAGCCATGCTGAGGTCTCAATTGCTTTTgtagaagaaaagaaaattccTGAG CTGTTAAAAACATTCCCAGGCTCTGCAACTTACATAAGAA CAATTGTGAGCTTTGGCAAGGTTGCACCTGAACAAAGAGAAGCGATTGAGAAGCTAGGTGTAGCAGTTTATTCCTGGGAGGATTTCTTAAAATTG GGGGAGAATAAAGAATATGAATTACCAGTGAAAACGAAAAGTGATATATGTACAATAATGTACACCAGTGGAACAACTGGTGATCCAAAGGGAGTACTGGTTTCAAATGAAAGTATTGTTTCTCTTATAGCTGGAGTAAATAGGCTGCTCGAGAGTGTGAATGAAGCG TTGAGTGCAAAGGATGTATTTCTTTCCTACCTTCCTCTTGCTCATATCTTTGATCGGGTGATTGAGGAGTTGTTTATTTCACACGGTGCCTCTATAGGGTTCTGGCGAGGG GATGTCAAATTATTACTTGAGGACATTGGGGAGCTGAAACCAACTGTTTTTTGTGCTGTCCCTCGTGTATTAGATAGAATATATGCAG gtTTGACACAGAAAGTTTCTTCAGGCAGCTTTTTGAAGCAAAAATTGTTCAATATAGCATACTCATA CAAATTCAGTTCTATGAAGAAGGGACATGCACATGATGAGGCATCGCCGCTTTGTGACAAAATTGTTTTTGAGAAG GTAAAACAAGGCTTGGGAGGAAAAGTACGTCTTATTTTATCGGGAGCTGCACCTCTCGCTTCCCATGTAGAAGCTTTTCTACGGGTGGTATCATGTGCTTATGTTTTGCAAGGATATG GTCTGACCGAAACATGTGCAGGAACATTTGTTTCACTACCTAATGAAATGCAAATGCTCGGCACTGTCGGCCCACCCGTGCCAAATGTGGATGTATGCCTGGAATCAGTTCCCGACATGAATTACGATGCTCTTTCGAGCACACCACGTGGAGAAGTTTGCGTAAGGGGGAAAGTTATCTTTTCGGGTTACTACAAACGAGAAGACCTTACAAAGGAGGTCCTTATTGACGGGTGGTTCCACACAG GGGATGTTGGTGAATGGCAGCCAGATGGTAGCTTGAAAATTATTGACCGAAAGAAGAACATATTTAAACTTGCACAAGGAGAATATGTTGCAGTAGAGAACTTAGAGAATATTTTTGGTCTTGCTTCTCCTGTTGAGTCG ATATGGGTTTACGGGAACAGCTTCGAATCATGCCTTGTCGCTGTTGTTAACCCGAGTCAGAAAGCACTCGAAAACTGGGCACAAGAGAATGGTGTGAGTGGGGACTTCAAATCTCTATGTGAAAACCCCAAGGCAAAAGAATACGTACTCGGAGAACTAACGAAAACCGGCAAAGAAAAAAAG CTAAAGGGTTTTGAACTTATAAAAGCCGTTCATCTCGACCCCGTACAATTCGATATCGAACGCGACCTTCTCACTCCAACCTACAAGAAAAAGAGGCCTCAGCTGCTCAAACACTATCAG AACATTATCGACAACATGTACAAAAGCGTGACAATGAAGCCGAGTGCATGA